A region of the Litchfieldia alkalitelluris genome:
TCCTGGAGCTTTCACTGCAGTTGGGATGTTTATTTTACAATTAGGGTTAAATTTCTTAGTTCCATCTGGAAGTGGTCAAGCAGCACTAACGATGCCGATTATGGCACCATTAGCAGATCTAGTTGGTGTTACAAGACAAACAGCAGTACTGGCATACCAATTAGGTGACGGCTTATCAAATAATATTTTCCCTACAGTTGGTTTCTTTATGGCAGGTCTTGCTTTAGCGGGTATTCCATGGACTAGATGGTTGAAATGGGTGTTTCCATTGTTCTTAATTCAAATCGCAATTAGTGTCATTGCTCTAGTCATTGCCCAATTGATTCAATATGGACCATTCTAAATATAGGAGGTTACATGGTGGAAGTTGTATCACAAACAGAACAACTAGTTGAAAAGTTAATAAAAGACAGACGTTACCTACATGAACATCCTGAACTATCTGGGATTGAGTTTGAAACAGGTAAATATATTAAAGAACGATTAGAGTCTTTGGAGATTACTATATTAGATTATAAGTTTCCTAATGTGATTGGTTATATTAAAGGTAAGGTTGGTAAAAAGACATTGGCTTTACGTGCGGATATCGATGCCCTCCCGATTGTGGAGGAGGGTGATAAGCCGTATCTATCAAAAAATCATGGAGTTGCACATGTGTGTGGGCATGATGGTCATACAGCGGTGTTGTTAGCAGTCTCAGAATGGATTGCTCAAAATCAAGATGAGATTGAACCGAATATCTTACTTATTTTTCAATCGTCTGAAGAGATTACTCCAAGTGGAGCAGAAGCTCTAGTTAGAGATGGAATCTTAGAAAATGTGGATGAAATCTATGGCATTCACCTCTGGCAGGGATTGAAGAAGGGGAAGATTGGGTTAACTTATGGACCAATGATGGCCTCTGCAGATGATTTTGAAATAACAATTGAAGGATCTGGGGGCCATGGTTCGATGCCACAGGATACAGTTGATCCAATTTATATTGCAACCCATGTGATTCAAGCATTGCAATCAATTGTTAGTCGTAATTTAAATCCAGTTCATCCCAGTGTAATTTCAGTTGGTAGGATTGAAGCGGGTACAGCTTATAACATTATTCCTAATAATGTAAAGCTATATGGAACAGTCCGCGGCTTAACACTTGATGATGTCACAATCCTTCGTCAACAAATGCTCAAGCTTACTGCAGGGATTTGTGCTAGTTTTGGTGCAAAGGGTTCTGTTCGTTACATTATTGGTACGCCGCCGCTTGTGAACCATCCAGAGCAAAGTAAATATATTGAAAAAGTGATACGTACCACATTTGGGGATGATACCTTTGAGCTTGTCGAACCAGTGATGGGGGGCGAGGATTTTGCTTATTATTTGTTAAAAAAACCGGGTTCGTTCATTTTTGTTGGTATGGGCGGTGAAAAAAGTAAATATCCACACCATCATCCACGCTTTGAAATTGATGAAGATGTATTACCGAACGCGGTAAAGCTTTTCATTGAAATTATAAAAAACTATCAATAGGAGTGAGTCATCATTGGAATTAACTGTAACCTTTCAAGATGTGTTAAAAGCTAGAAAAGCGCTAGAAGGAAGAATTATTCATACACCGCTTATACAATCAACGAATCTATCAAAAGAAGTTGGAAGTGATGTGTGGTTTAAAATGGAGAGCCTTCAAAAAACAGGTTCATTCAAGGTCAGAGGAGCTCTAAATAAACTAGATTCATTAACAGAGGAAGAGTTAGCAAAGGGAGTGATTACCGCTTCAGCAGGTAACCATGCTCAAGGGCTTGCATATGCATCTTCGTTAAAAAATGTTTCCGCGCAAATTATCGTCCCAATGACTACGCCGGAAACGAAAAAGCAAGGGATAAAAAGATTAGGTGGAGATCTTGTTGTTCACGGCAATTCTTATGATGAAGCAGAGGAATATGCTCTACATCTTGCAGAGGAAACTGGTCGTGTATTTGTAAATGCGTTTGAGGATGACTATATTATTGCTGGTCAAGGAACCTCGGCACTTGAAGCATTTTTAGCAGAGCCTGATTTTGATGCAGTCGTTGTTCCAGCTGGTGGTGGAGGTTTACTATGTGGTGTGGCTCTTGTAGCAAAAGCAGTGAACCCAGATATCAAAGTGATTGGAGTTCAAACACATGCGTCTCCACCTTGGTATTATTCTTTTAAAGCAGGTGAACTAGTCCCAGTTGAATATTCAGCTTCATTGGCAGAAGGTTTGCATGGTGGAATTACAAAAGCAAATCTTGATTTAGCTCTTAAAATTGTCGACGATATTATTTTAGTTGAAGAAGAAAAGGTAGCAGAGGCAATGGTGTGGATGGCAAAGGAACATCACTACATGATTGAAGGATCTGGAGCAGTTGGAATCGCAGCATTACGTGATGGAATTTTACCAGAACTAAAAGGAAAGAAAGTATTAACCTTTATTACTGGGAGTAATGTCGATTTTGACAAATTAACCAAGCTCTCTAAACATGTTGAGTGAGGTGTCATTAAATGGAGACAACAATCATTTCAAAAAAACAAATAGAAAAGTTATTAACAATGGATGCGGTGATTGCAGCAGTTGAAGAAGCCTATGGACTATTTTCTGCTCAAAAGGTAACTCTTGCTCCTGTATTATCGATTGACGTTGAGAAGCATCATGGTGAATTAGATATAAAAGCCGGCTATGAGCAAGTTGACGACATCATTAGTGTAAAGCTAGCGTCGGGATTTTGGAACAATCCTGAAAACTATAACCTCCCATCAGGGCTAGCAACGATTGTATTAGTTGACGCGAAAAACGGAGTTCCACTTGCTGTCATGGATGGCGGATTAATTACCGATATGAGAACAGGTGCAGCAGGGGCTGTCTCAGCTAAATATCTAGCACGACCTAATTCAAAGAGGGTAGCAATATTTGGAACAGGAATGCAGGCAAGAATGCAATTGCTTGCTTTATCAGAAATCCTTGATATTGAAGAAGTATATATATGGGGCCGAAATGAAGCGAAAGTAGCTAGCTATGTGCAAGAAATGGAAGCACGTGTAAAAGCAACTTTTTATCAAGGGATGTCGGCAGAGGAATGTACAGTGAACGCTGATATCATTATCACAACAACGCCAAGTAAAACTCCGTTGTTTGAAGCTGAGTGGGTACAACCGGGAACACATGTGATTTGTATTGGTACAGATATGCCAGGAAAACAAGAGGTTGACCCAAAGCTCTTTGAAAAAGCAAAAATCGTTGTTGATAGTTTTATACAATGTCAGGAACGAGGAGAAATTCAGCATGCGTTAACTAGTGGCCTCATTTCAGAGGTGTATGCTGAAATTGGTGAAATTGTATTAGGTGAGAAACAAGGTCGTGAAAGTAACCAAGAAATTACTGTGTTTGATTCTACCGGATTGGCGATTCAAGACATAACCACAGCAAAGATGATTTTAAAGCTGACAAATGATCGCAAGGACCTAATTAAAGTTGAATTGATTTAACGATGCTCCCAGAAGGGGTGAGTGTAGTGGAAATACAAAAGGTTGATATTTATGGGATTCGTTTACCATTAAAGGAGCCTTTTATTATATCATATGATACGTTTGATCATATGCCTATTATAGTTACCAGGCTTGAGACTGATGAGGGTATAGTTGGTTGGGGCGAGAGTTTACCTGATCCACATGTGACAGGGGAGACCTGGGAAAGCACTTATCAAGTTATTCGGAATGAGTTAGCACCTTTGGTACTTGGGGAAAACCCATTTTCGATCGATTATATTCATAAAAAAATGAATGAACGAATTTATGCTGCACCATCAGCAAAAGCTGCTATCGATATTGCTTTATATGATTTAATGGGAAAGATTACAGGTCAACCGCTTTATCAGTTACTAGGTGGCAAAGCCCACCCCGAGCTAGTTACCCCGCAGGTGATTAGCATGAAGTCTCCAGAAGCAATGGCAAAGGATGGCGCAGCATTTGTTAAAGCGGGTTATCGGAATATTAAAATTAAAGTTGGAAGTGGGGGAGGCCCCTCTTTAGATATCAATAGGATTAGAGCGGTAAGAGAAGCAATTTCAGAAGAAACAAAGCTCCGTGTTGATGCTAACCAAGGTTGGGATTTATTTACTGCTATTACCGTTATTAATGAAACTAAAGATTGCCAAGTGGAGTGGTATGAACAGCCAGTGATAGCCCATGATTTAAAAAGTATAGCGGAAATTCGAAGAACAACCCACGCAAAAATCATGGTCGATGAAAGTGTTCATAATAGCCAAGACCTCTTGAATGTGATTGAGCATAGGGCGGCTGACTTACTTAATATTAAGCTAATGAAAGCTGGTGGAATTTATCCAGCCCTAGCACTAGCAAGTATTGCAGAAGCAGCAGGAATGTCATGTCAAATTGGTTCGATGGTTGAATCAGCAATAGGAACACTGGCAGGAGCGCATCTTTCCATTGCAAAAACGATTATTAAATCAAATGAAATGATTGGTCCAAAGATGTTCACCAAAGATGTAGGTGAGGTTGTATATCATGGTGATGTATTAAAGTTGCCTGATAAACCTGGCCTTGGCGTAGATGTAGACGAATATTTTATAAAAGAGAATCAGATTTTTCAGTGTTCACTATCGATCTAAGTAGATAAAACAAAAAAAGACAAAAGGTACTTAAACCACTAAAACGAGTAATTTTTACAAGGGGGATAAAAAATTGGAAATAAAAACATTTAAAGTAGAAGAGTGGATGAATGAATATGAAATGGAAGCTGTTTATAACATTGCAGAAACTTGTGTGGATTCTCTAACTGTAAATGAATTGATTTCTATTGATGGTACAGACCCAGCTGTTTTTTTTCAAGAAATGGGAAAGAAAAAGTTAACATATGGCGACATTGAAGGATCTCCTGCTTTTAGACAGCTTGTTGCTAATCTATATGATGAGGTCAAACCGGAAAATGTATTAGTAATGAATGGAGCGATTGGAGCAAACTTTCTTGTATTTTATTCACTTGTTAAACCAGGAGACCATGTCGTATCTGTTCATCCTACATATCAACAATTATATGACGTGCCAGCATCTTTTGGTGCAACTGTCGATTTATTAAGATTAACTCCTGAAAATAATTTCTTACCTGATATAGAGGTCTTAAGATCACTTGTTAATGAAAAAACAAAGTTAATTTGTATTAACAATCCAAATAATCCTTCTGGTGCAATTATCGAAAGAGAAATGCTGGAAGAGATTGTTGAAATTGCTCGCTCCGTAGGTGCTTATATTTTATGTGATGAAGTGTACCGTGGTTTATGGCAGGATGAGAATACTGTCGTGCCTTCCATTGTTGATTTATATGAAAAGGGAATTGTCACACAAAGTATGTCTAAAGTCTTTTCATTAGCTGGTGTACGATTAGGCTGGATTGCAGGACCTAAAGAAGTGATTGCTGAATGTATAAGGCACCGTGATTATACAACCATTAGCTGCAGTATGATTGACGATTTACTAGCGGTCCATGCATTGAAGAATTACGACAAAGTACTAGAGAGAAACTTAAAGATTGTTCGTGACAATCTAGCTATTCTTGATGAATGGGTGAGAAATGAACCGAGTGTTACGTATATCAAGCCTCGTGCAGGTACAACAGCAATGTTGAAATATGATTTACCGATTTCTTCTGAAGAATTTTGTATTGGTTTGTTTAAAGCAAATGGTGCTTTTTTAACTCCTGGTAGCTGCTTCGACATGGAAGGTTACCTCCGAATTGGTTATGCATGTGAGACCGAAGTACTGAGACAGGGCCTTGAGAAAGTATCAGAATATATTGGGAGTTTAAGTGGTGTTGAAGTTTAGGAATAAAAGGGTCAAGGAAGAAATTCATGGAAGTAAAATTTAATAGTTCTAGATGAAAGCACCTTTTTAGGTGCTTTTGTTATTTACGTCATTAGATTGCAGGTAGATAATAGAGCAACATGGAGGGTTTCTCAAAAATCTTCTATAATTCTATACCAATGGTTTAAGATAGATAGTCTTGTTGCTTTTTGTATAATCAAATAGTATTACTTACAATAAGCTTACTAGGCTTTAAAATAGTCTTTGTATTGTTTAAACATTCCAATTAGTTTTGTGCTCAAAATATAAAAAAGAAATAGAAAGTCATTGGCTCTGTTTAATAGCGAGTGATAATAGGAAATAAAACACTTGGGTTGAAGAATTTTTATCATGGGGTTCTTTACATTCTTTTTCATATATTTAACAATAGAATTATAAATTAAAAGAGGAGAGTTAGGATGACATCACTTATAAATAAATTAATGAATAAGTATGATCTTGGAATAAAGCCTGGACCAGCCCTAAGGTATAACTTATATGGTGTTCGAGATAATAACCTGGAACAGGAAGAGTTGCCTGAAGTTGATTTGTACTCAGATGTTCTTTACTGGGAAGCAGTGCATGAAGGGGATATTAATCCTGATGATGACACCGTTAATTCTTATGATGATTATTTTCACCTGGACTATTTAGAGAATGATTATCATAGAACAAGATATGTTGATCATGGTCATCTATTAAACTCATTAAAAACAATTTGTAGCACAAAGGATCTCGATGTGTCTACTATATCAAACATCCTTATTAAGGTATCAGGCTATGGTGATTTGAAAGTAAATGAATATGTAAATCAAAAAATGAAAGAATTCTTAGATGAATATTCAGATGAAGTGGCTGAAGATTTAGGGCTAATTAAAAAATCCTCAAGTGCGTCCATTTGGCTTGAAAATCAGGCTGGCAAACGATATATACAGTTCAGATATTCTACAAATCCCTATTGCATTTATAAAGACAAAACTATTATTTTTCATAATGGAATAGATGTGGATAAGGTTGAAATCGCTTTTGATTATTTTGCCCTAACAGGTATTTCCATACCACTAAAATATCGTTCTAAGATCTTAAAAGGAGAAGAGTTTAAAACAGGCACAGAATTATTAAACCTTAATAATCCTTCAGACCACCTTCTTCAAATTAGCTATCGCAATCAAACCACACAATTTAGGAATTCTCCTGAACTAACCCTTTGGTATGGTGAACTAGGGGGTGATTATTTTGATGATGTGGAATATATTAAGGTCTTTGGGCCTGTGCCTAGGACTGAAAGACATGTTGAAGATGATGAGTTCTAGAGGTTAAGCGGGACATGGGGAAAGCCTTGTCCCGTTTACTTTAATTTGAAAATTCCTTTGCATATTTAACAACTTACACCCTAATTGTTCAATAAGCGTTATATGCTTTTAGCTTTGATGATATTGTTTCATCCAGTTAATTGTATTAATATTTTATATAAAATGTTTTACATGGACCGGTATTTACAGGATTATATGAATTTTTTGACGCAAGACCAGAAATATCAATTACCTATGATATTTGTTTAGCTGGTGATTATCCTGGTGTTGAAAAGCATCGCGCACCCATTCAGCTCAATAAAGGGCCTGGGATTAAGTTATATGATAAAAGTGGGAAAGCACATTACCACCAAATCGTCCCACCGATATTAGTAGAAGCATTAGAAAATGTGGCGTTTGAAAAAGGAATTCCCTATCAATATGAATTTCTAGCAGGCTCGACCAATGCAGATGTATTTGCAATGGAGCATACTGGCGTCATCGCCGGCGGCATCTCCATTCCCTGCAGGTATACACATACACCAGTTGAAATCGTGAGTTTGAAAGACACAGAGAATGCCATTAAGTTAACCGTCTTTTCGCGAAGGGCTTTTTCAAGGAAAAGGAGTATGTCATTTAGCGTGTTGTAGTCGTTTGTGGTTAGGTGTTTTACAGACAGCTGAGCAGCTTCACTTTCAAGCATGCCACGAAGTGTATAAATTTCATAAGCATCTTTTTTGGACAAGGTCGTTACACACGTTCCTTTGTTCACTTCATGAGTCACCAATCCTTCATGCTCAAGCTTACTAAGGGCCTCGCGAATAGGGCCTCTTGAGATTTTTAACTCTTGTGCGAGCTTTGATTGGGTGATTTTCTCGCCGGGTTTTAGTTCTCCATTTAAGATTCTTTTGCGAATATATTTTGCAACATCATCAGATAGATTTGTGACATCAAGTACCATTACGAATTCTCCTGTCATTTAATTTTTGATGGAAGTGGTTTGCAGAAAGTCGAATGTAGATTGTCGACAATCTGCAATGTGGTTGGTTGTCTAATATATATACCGGGTGTTGATGGAATATTCCGATTATTTTTGAGAGGGGAGCATGGGGACGGTTCTCACGCTTCCAAAGGAAGCGCAAGAACCGTCCCGGTGCATCCCGGTGCATCAAACATAATGCTTGAAAGTGTAGTCATCGGAAAGCAGAAGAACACTTTTATTCTAAAGGCCAAATGTGAAAAAAGAGGAGAGATATTGGAAGAGCCAAATATCAGGATTTATGGTCATTTGATTCTGTAGATGTTGAAATCGAGGGAGATGGTGCGGCTCGGAGTGTGTTGGTGATTTTAAGGAAATCTTTCAATTTTGTAATTGTATTCAAGGACTTTTTCATTATCCCAATTGTATTTAAGATGATGTCGACCAGTCCTTGTCCCTTTGGACATCCTCTGTTGCTAAAATGAATAAATAAGACCTCTACGGTTACCTTAATAAAAGCGTAGCTATTGTTATGTTCTGTGGCCTTTTTGGTACAGACACGAAGTAGGGTCCCAATCCATTTATAAATTAATCCTAATTCAGGTAGCAAATTAGTGAGTCAACGAAAAAAATAAGTGTTGGAGGAATGAACATGTCTGAACATCAAAACGGAAAACCTAACTACCAGCCAACCAATCCAGATACTAAAAAACCAAACGAACAACAAATGGGTAAAGGCAAATCTAACGCACGTGGCAAAATTCGTTAATAGGAGCATGGGGACGGTTCTCATGCTTCCATTTCAATATATATTTGATAGTGCATTCAACAAAAAAACCTCATCAGACTAAGCCGATGAGGTTTTCCCATTAAAAACAATTCTATCTAAACAAATCCAACAAACGATCCCAAAACCCTTTCTTTTCTTCTTTTTCCCCAGCATCTTCTTCTACTTCTTCTTTCAAAATACTGTCCGTTTTAATCACGAATTGCACATTGTTCACGTCGGTATTTTCTTCAGATACAAATGAAGCAGCTTTGAAGTCAGATTTGTCGTATTTGTCCATCATGCTGTCGATTTCTTCTTTTAGTTGATCTGGTAGTTCACTTGTTTCATCTTCAAGTTTTTGGGTCCCATCAGAAAGCTCGGCGGCTCCATTTTCAAGCTCGTTCGTTCCGTTTGCTACTGAAACGATTCCGGAGTGAAGCTTGCTGTAGTTGCTTGACAGCTGAGCGACCCCGTTTGTGTAGCCGACTAGACCTGTATGAAATTGTCCATAGTTATCAGCGAGGGTTTTCATTCCTTGCTGCAATTGAGTGATTTGGTCTGCGACGTCAAGCTGCTCCATCGCTGTGGAAATCTGTTTTGAGATTCCTGCGACTTGATCCGCCGTTTCTTCAACCGAACGACTTAACTCATCTAGTGTTTGATCTACAGTCAGAAACGCTTCTTTAATAGAATCATAGGTTTCTTTAACATTACGGGCTGCATGATAGGTCGCCACTAGTTGATCGACGACTTCTGGTGCTACGCCACTGTCATAAAGTTCCTGGATTTCTTCCTCTTGAATGTCATTGGCCGGTAGAGCTGCAACCGCACCGTCCAATGAGGTCAATGCAGCGGAAAAATCGGCATCTTGTTTCTTCAATTCATCTGCTAATGTGTAAAGACCATCTGCAAAGGAATCTAATCCGTCCGTTACTTGCCCGAAGTCCTCTAAGTTGATATCCACCGTCTGTTGATTGAGTGCATCACTAATTGATGTAAGTGAATCATCAATATTTTTAGATGCATTGACAAGCCCGGCAGATTCATTGCTTAACGTTGATAAACCATTTTTGAATGCAATTGAACCACTTGGAAGCTCCTGCACGCCATTGTTAAATTCAGAAATCCCAGAACTTAATTCAGCCACACCTGAATTGACAGCAGCAATCGCGTCTGTTAAAGACTGGATTTCCTCTGTCATTTCATCTGTATCAGGTTTTTGGATCGGCATTGTAGATGGGACGGCTGAGATGTCAAAGCCCTGCATCTCCAAATCGCTCACATCTGCTTCAATCGTAAAATCACCATCTTGTTCCGGCATCACAGTGAAGGTGAGCATCTTGTCGGTGCCCGCATTGGCAATCGTTGCATCGGGTGCTTCAATGTTTTCGAACGCTTCTGAATCAAGCGGGATGGAAATCTGTAACAAATAATTTTTATAAAAAATATCACTGATTGCTGAGTTCGCTGATGTTTTAATATTCATCTCAAGATGCCCGTTAGCACCAGCAAGCTTTTCCGGTGCTACGACATTTCCGTCGAGCTTATAGGTGATGGAGATGTTCCAAGGTAGTGCTTGATTTGGCAAGTTTCCCTGATAGTAAAAATCGCCTTTAGGAGCATCGATTTGAACGGTATCACCGACTTGCTGGAGTACTGACAAATCCGTTAGATTCTCTATTTTTGCATAGGTACCGTGATCAATCACCGTCCCAGCTTGTGTAACATCTAAAATGTTCACAACATATATTTCTTCTGTGTCACCAGTAGGACTTAAGCTTGCATAAACGACTTCATCCTTTGTGGCAATTTTACCAGATGTAGCTGCTTTGGCAGTTGAGCTATGTTCAGCAGCAGATGAAAATGAAGGCAAGATAAGCGCAACTGTCATGATCACAAGTAGTAGTTTCTTTCTCATCATCTTCCCTCCTTAAAGAATTTGGCTCTCCATGTTGTTTTTTCAATCAGTTTATCAAAGGTAAATAACACCGCAGGTAAGAAAAATACGACCATGATAAAAGCAAGTAACGCACCACGACCAAGCAGTAGTCCAATCGATGACACGACTGGGTTTGATGAGGTGAACCAAAGGATAAATCCTACGCTTGATAAAATCGAAGCTGAGATTGCAATCGAGAAAATTTTCTCGTCAATTGTATGCTTGATCGCTGCTAAAACTGGCATCTCTTTTCGTTTCTCCTTATAGTATTCAGTTAGGAGAATCGCATAATCGACCGTGGCGGCAAGCTGGACGGTACTAATAATTAAATACCCAACATACACCAGTGACGAGTCGGTAAAGTATGGAACCGATAAATTGATCCATACAGCTGACTGAATCGTAAGCAGTAACACCACTGGAATCGAGATCGATCGGAAGGTGAAGAAAAGAACAATCGCAATCGTGATGACTGTTACTAAGTTCACTACGACATTATCCTGGAGGACCGTGTTACGAATATCGTATAAAGTCACACTTTCTCCCACAAGGTGTGCCTCATCACCATAATAGCCTGAAGCTGTTTGCTGCACCTTTTCAATTAATGAAAAGGCTTTTTCACCTTCATTGCTTGCGTCGGTATATAAAATAATCCGACTATAATTTTCCGAATAAAATTGGTCGGTTACTTCTTCCCCGAGAAAATCAGGTGGAATCACCGCACTCACTGTATTCGAGTATGAGATCACACTGGTGATATGGTCAAGCTCTGTTAGTGCTTCACTTAACGCTGTTTCTTTTGCCATATCGCCTTTAGGCACTAGCACGACCATTGGGGTTGAGCGTCCAAACACCTCTTCAATCGCAATGATATCGTTGCCAGCACGTGTGGTTTCTGGCTGCTCGCCAATTCCATAAATGAAATTCGTGTTACTTTGAGCTAAAAAGCTCGGTACAAGGACAAGAAAGACTATTAATAGGCTGGGAATTCTTACTTTTAACACGGCATTCCCGATATTTTTGAACTCAGGAATAAAGGGCTTATGCTGTGTTTTATCAATCCATTTGTAAAAGCAAAGGGTAAGCGCAGGTAAAAACACCATAACGCTGATAAAACTTAATACAATTCCTTTTACTAAGTTGATCCCTAAATCTGAACCAATTTTAAAATCCATTAACGTAAGAGCGATAAAACCAAAGAAGGTGGTTGCAGCACTTGCTGTAATCGCAGGAAACGATTGCTTCATCGCAAGCATCATCGCTTCTTCAATGTTATTGGTTTTCTTACGATAATACTGAAAGCTGTGTAAAAGAAATATCGCATAATCTAGCGACACGGCTAGCTGTAAAATCGGACTAACCGATTGTGTTACAAAGGAAACTTCACCAATAAAGATATTCGTTCCTAAGTTAATCAGAACCGAAACGCCAATCGCCGTCAGGAAAAATACTGGCTCGATCCAAGAGGTGGTCGACAGCACTAAGATCAAAATGATAATCGGTACGAGCAATGCTGCCGCATACATCGATTCATTTCCCGCCATTTTCTGAGAAGAGGCGGTATTAACGGCTTCTCCAGACATGGAATGTTCTTCGCCAATCAATGCATACAGCTCATCCGTGACTGCTACCTCATCTCCTTCACGAATACTTAGTGAGAAGAGGGCTTTATTATCTTTGTAGTACGCTTCAACTGTTTCTTGATCAGCCATTTCAAGTGGCGTTTTTACATCGATGGCATCATCTAACCACATTACTTCTGATACACCATCAATGCTTTCAAGCTTTTCTTTGTAGACAAGGGCCTCTTGAACGGTCACATCATTAATCATCACCCGTGTATTTGGAACAGAACCGGAAAATTCCTGGTCCATCACTTCCATCGCAATCGTAGAAGGGGCATCCTCGGGCAAATAATCTACCATATTATAATTCACCGAAACAAAGAACTGGGCAATCGAACAGATAACTGCCACGATCCCAAATATAATCGCAATTGATTTTTTATGCTTAATAATTCGTGCTGCAATGTTGATCTTAACCACTCCTTCTTGCATGAATGTCATTACTAAATTATAATGACACCGTGTTGC
Encoded here:
- a CDS encoding efflux RND transporter permease subunit translates to MTFMQEGVVKINIAARIIKHKKSIAIIFGIVAVICSIAQFFVSVNYNMVDYLPEDAPSTIAMEVMDQEFSGSVPNTRVMINDVTVQEALVYKEKLESIDGVSEVMWLDDAIDVKTPLEMADQETVEAYYKDNKALFSLSIREGDEVAVTDELYALIGEEHSMSGEAVNTASSQKMAGNESMYAAALLVPIIILILVLSTTSWIEPVFFLTAIGVSVLINLGTNIFIGEVSFVTQSVSPILQLAVSLDYAIFLLHSFQYYRKKTNNIEEAMMLAMKQSFPAITASAATTFFGFIALTLMDFKIGSDLGINLVKGIVLSFISVMVFLPALTLCFYKWIDKTQHKPFIPEFKNIGNAVLKVRIPSLLIVFLVLVPSFLAQSNTNFIYGIGEQPETTRAGNDIIAIEEVFGRSTPMVVLVPKGDMAKETALSEALTELDHITSVISYSNTVSAVIPPDFLGEEVTDQFYSENYSRIILYTDASNEGEKAFSLIEKVQQTASGYYGDEAHLVGESVTLYDIRNTVLQDNVVVNLVTVITIAIVLFFTFRSISIPVVLLLTIQSAVWINLSVPYFTDSSLVYVGYLIISTVQLAATVDYAILLTEYYKEKRKEMPVLAAIKHTIDEKIFSIAISASILSSVGFILWFTSSNPVVSSIGLLLGRGALLAFIMVVFFLPAVLFTFDKLIEKTTWRAKFFKEGR